A region from the Triticum aestivum cultivar Chinese Spring chromosome 3D, IWGSC CS RefSeq v2.1, whole genome shotgun sequence genome encodes:
- the LOC123077945 gene encoding uncharacterized protein isoform X2 yields the protein METAAPWSRWLHTMAAVSRERAWRWCEGRRPRSSWQPCHACSVLPRLAANVTGGAAAVHDCFGSSEWALRMFDCHANAKVIELGICVMFFLSRSNARACFASFQYYIMRARSSNGANHQHHAPPKAFD from the exons ATGGAAACAGCGGCACCATGGAGCAG GTGGTTGCACACTATGGCGGCAGTCTCCCGAGAGAGAGCATGGAGATGGTGTGAG GGAAGGCGACCAAGGAGCTCGTGGCAGCCGTGTCATGCCTGCTCGGTGCTCCCTCGACTCGCCGCCAATGTCACTGGCGGTGCCGCGGCAGTGCATGATTGTTTTGGGTCCAGTGAATGGGCGCTGAGGATGTTTGATTGCCATGCGAATGCGAAAGTGATAGAGCTTGGTATATGTGTGATGTTTTTTCtctcccgtagcaacgcacgggcatgttttgcTAGT TTTCAATACTACATTATGAGGGCAAGATCATCCAATGGGGCCAACCACCAACACCATGCTCCTCCAAAG GCATTTGATTAA
- the LOC123077945 gene encoding uncharacterized protein isoform X3: protein METAAPWSRWLHTMAAVSRERAWRWCEGRRPRSSWQPCHACSVLPRLAANVTGGAAAVHDCFGSSEWALRMFDCHANAKVIELVSILHYEGKIIQWGQPPTPCSSKGI from the exons ATGGAAACAGCGGCACCATGGAGCAG GTGGTTGCACACTATGGCGGCAGTCTCCCGAGAGAGAGCATGGAGATGGTGTGAG GGAAGGCGACCAAGGAGCTCGTGGCAGCCGTGTCATGCCTGCTCGGTGCTCCCTCGACTCGCCGCCAATGTCACTGGCGGTGCCGCGGCAGTGCATGATTGTTTTGGGTCCAGTGAATGGGCGCTGAGGATGTTTGATTGCCATGCGAATGCGAAAGTGATAGAGCTTG TTTCAATACTACATTATGAGGGCAAGATCATCCAATGGGGCCAACCACCAACACCATGCTCCTCCAAAG GCATTTGA